The following is a genomic window from Bacteroidota bacterium.
AAAAGATATAGGCGAAAGCCCGTTTAGGCGCCCAAATAATACCAATTACAAATCAATTAATGCCAACGTTTTTCTAATCTTAAATTTTAGATTTAAAACAGATATTACGAATGATACAACTGTAATTATTATCAGCGGAATTAATTGCGGAACAATATCAGTTAAATCGGCCTTGTACATCAGTAGTTTTCTGATTCCCTCCAGATAGTGTGTTAGAGGAATTGCCGAAGCTATACCCTGAATCCATTCGGGCATTTGTGAAAGAGGCCATGTTTGTCCGCTCAGAATAAAACTTGGCGTTGCAATTACCATTAGAATTTCTGTAGCCTTTAACTGGGAGTTTATTGCCGAGCTCACTGCAATTCCAATAAAAGCCAAACTAATAAAGAACAATGACGTAAGTAACCAATAGGCAAACTGATTTTCGGCAGTTGGCAGGTGAAACGCCTTAGACGATAAATAGAACAGAGGAAACCACAGTGCAAGCCCTATTATCCAGTATGGAAGCGATTTTGTGAATATTAAACTTATGCTTGAACTGCTTTGTTTTACCAGGTTGTTGAATGTTTTGTTTTCGAATTCCTGGGTAAAACTCAAAGCTAGTGCCAGCAAAAATACCTGTTGCATTACAGTACCCAACATTCCCGGTGCCAAAAAATGAAGATAATTAGACGATGGATTGTAATGACGGTTCATGCTTATCTTAAAGGCTTCGAATTGCTGTTTTGCAATTTCAACCGGAACTCCTTTTTTGTTAATTGCAGCAATTTCAATTCCCGCATTTAATGTTCCTAATACCCTCATTATTCCTGTTGAAACATAGTTTGCCGTTAGCATGTTTGCCGCATCAACATCAACATCAATTT
Proteins encoded in this region:
- a CDS encoding ABC transporter permease gives rise to the protein MKNFNSLIAREFKLIRKNSVILAIFIGAPILYAILLGAVYSDAKATELPVIVADLDNSPLSDKFIDALNDNQYISVNKIIYQNNSSVENELIKDNYHAVITIPARFEADINQKRHPEIDVDVDAANMLTANYVSTGIMRVLGTLNAGIEIAAINKKGVPVEIAKQQFEAFKISMNRHYNPSSNYLHFLAPGMLGTVMQQVFLLALALSFTQEFENKTFNNLVKQSSSSISLIFTKSLPYWIIGLALWFPLFYLSSKAFHLPTAENQFAYWLLTSLFFISLAFIGIAVSSAINSQLKATEILMVIATPSFILSGQTWPLSQMPEWIQGIASAIPLTHYLEGIRKLLMYKADLTDIVPQLIPLIIITVVSFVISVLNLKFKIRKTLALIDL